The following are encoded in a window of Manihot esculenta cultivar AM560-2 chromosome 8, M.esculenta_v8, whole genome shotgun sequence genomic DNA:
- the LOC110621342 gene encoding LOW QUALITY PROTEIN: NADH dehydrogenase [ubiquinone] 1 alpha subcomplex subunit 1 (The sequence of the model RefSeq protein was modified relative to this genomic sequence to represent the inferred CDS: deleted 2 bases in 1 codon) encodes MSWMWLEAALPLGIIAGMISVMGNAQYYIHKAAHGRPKHIGDDMWDVAMERRDNKLMDNLSAPSPN; translated from the exons ATGTCGTGGATGTGGTTAGAAGCAGCTCTACCGCTCGGAATCATAGCAGGAATGATCAGTGTGATGGGTAATGCTCAGTATTACATCCACAAAGCCGCTCATGGCCGG CCGAAGCACATTGGTGATGAT ATGTGGGATGTGGCCATGGAGAGAAGAGACAACAAGCTCATGGACAATCTTTCTGCCCCTTCACCCAATTAG